A section of the Spirochaetaceae bacterium genome encodes:
- a CDS encoding DUF1156 domain-containing protein has protein sequence MKQVSLDSVHEKNVRHGHVSTLHIWPARRPLAACRAALIGTLLGDPGGAAQRKAILDRMAGSVVKSVERKRVNGRLVETVRDGTAGGILHWGRENGEDLQWFRDEIRRSYDGRTPRVLDPFAGGGAVPLEALRLGCDVTAIDINPVAWFILKCTLEYPQRLAGKKRPLPDFALRDAEFMAAFFKVQGFKGATLRTLLQRLGHGGGSEVQLDLISVDDPLLDADLAWHVRAWGRWVLARARKDLASHYPTYAEFIPLTAGGEYEARPTRPLVEVDEGGNPEIDSLNAEYDTAYLNDPRNPRWVAKPTVAYLHARTVACKQCRAMLPLLKTRWLCKKDRKRVLLTMERDAAQTNVAFGVQTDVPRSGGNAAQQREHDKRIGAGTMSRTGATCPWCRAIMTMEDIRLEGRVGRLGTVMTVVVVDGLRSKEYRLPTEHERAAAEVTEERLQAVFGDIPFGLPEEPTSKAGSGASRAFSVDGYGFDTWRTLFTNRQLLSLGEFIRALRSLPQRLSDYPPVWRESIVAMCGPIISRMADRGSTLATWTNDPEKIRSTFARFALPMTWDFSEYAPLSDTTGGFLQSVDWVFKVCQHLQGSVQAPSSGTSVLGSATACDVADIDLVVTDPPYYDAIPYSDLMDFFHVWLRRSLSGLSAEIDLAFSGHLGPKWDHESNDGELIDDASRFDGDKERSKRNYEDGMARAFRSCHAALRPEGRLVVVFANKQPDAWETLVGALIRAGFVVDGSWPIQTERGNRNRALSSAALSSSVWIVCKKRATVRHGWDSSVLDEMRTNITEKLRDFWDAGIRGPDFVWAATGPALEAFSKYPVVKKANAPNELMTVSEFLREVRRMVVDFVVGRVLTRDDGKESATGLDDLTTYYLLHRNDFGMGEAPVGGCILYALSCNLSDTALVTQHDLLSQSGRGNTEETENDDPAADEERSEGGGAKVKLKRWDRRRGRNLGLEGPGGRPPPLIDQVHRLMHLWRAGDHVKVDDYLDTRGLPRNALFHRILQALIELAESDAEERSLLEALSNRAADRGGLGYHQKELLTS, from the coding sequence GTGAAGCAGGTGTCGCTGGACTCCGTGCATGAGAAGAATGTGCGGCATGGGCACGTCTCGACGCTGCATATCTGGCCGGCGCGGCGGCCGTTGGCAGCTTGCCGGGCGGCACTGATTGGGACGCTGCTTGGCGATCCAGGAGGTGCGGCGCAGCGGAAGGCGATCTTGGATCGGATGGCCGGTTCGGTGGTCAAGAGCGTGGAGCGCAAGCGGGTGAACGGGCGCTTGGTGGAGACCGTAAGGGACGGGACCGCGGGCGGTATTCTGCACTGGGGGCGGGAGAACGGCGAGGACCTGCAGTGGTTTCGGGACGAGATTCGCAGGTCCTACGACGGGCGCACGCCAAGGGTGCTTGATCCGTTCGCGGGAGGGGGCGCGGTACCGCTGGAAGCACTGCGCCTGGGCTGCGACGTGACGGCGATCGACATTAATCCGGTGGCGTGGTTCATTCTCAAGTGTACGCTCGAATATCCGCAGCGACTTGCCGGTAAAAAGCGCCCGCTTCCCGATTTTGCGTTGCGTGACGCGGAGTTTATGGCCGCGTTCTTCAAGGTGCAGGGTTTCAAGGGAGCCACGTTGCGCACGTTGCTCCAGCGGCTCGGGCACGGCGGCGGTAGCGAGGTTCAGCTCGACCTGATCAGCGTCGACGATCCTCTGCTCGACGCGGACCTTGCGTGGCACGTGCGGGCATGGGGACGATGGGTGCTTGCTCGTGCGCGCAAGGATCTGGCGTCTCACTACCCCACCTATGCCGAGTTCATACCTCTGACTGCAGGCGGTGAGTACGAGGCGCGACCGACGCGACCTCTTGTGGAGGTCGATGAGGGCGGGAATCCGGAAATCGACTCGCTGAATGCAGAGTACGACACCGCCTACCTGAACGATCCCCGCAACCCTCGATGGGTGGCGAAGCCTACGGTCGCGTACCTGCACGCGCGGACGGTTGCCTGTAAGCAGTGCCGCGCCATGCTGCCGCTGCTCAAGACGCGCTGGCTGTGCAAGAAGGATCGCAAGCGCGTTCTGCTGACGATGGAGCGCGACGCCGCACAGACCAATGTGGCATTTGGCGTGCAGACGGACGTGCCCCGGAGCGGCGGCAATGCTGCACAGCAACGGGAACACGACAAGCGCATCGGCGCCGGCACGATGTCGCGCACCGGCGCGACCTGCCCTTGGTGTCGTGCCATCATGACCATGGAAGATATCCGCCTGGAAGGACGCGTCGGGAGGTTGGGTACGGTCATGACGGTGGTGGTAGTCGACGGACTGCGGAGCAAGGAGTATCGCCTGCCTACCGAGCACGAACGTGCGGCTGCGGAAGTGACCGAAGAGCGGCTGCAAGCCGTCTTTGGGGACATTCCCTTTGGCCTGCCGGAGGAGCCGACATCCAAGGCAGGAAGCGGAGCGTCACGCGCATTCTCCGTCGACGGCTATGGCTTTGACACCTGGAGAACACTATTCACTAATCGCCAACTTCTGTCGCTTGGCGAGTTCATCCGCGCGCTGCGCTCCTTGCCGCAGCGACTGAGCGACTATCCACCCGTGTGGCGGGAGTCGATCGTCGCGATGTGCGGACCGATCATCAGCCGAATGGCGGACCGAGGCAGCACGCTGGCGACGTGGACCAACGATCCGGAGAAGATCAGGAGCACGTTCGCGCGGTTCGCGTTACCCATGACGTGGGACTTCTCGGAGTACGCTCCCCTCTCGGACACGACCGGCGGCTTTCTGCAATCGGTCGACTGGGTGTTCAAGGTGTGTCAGCATCTCCAGGGCAGCGTGCAGGCTCCTAGCAGCGGAACCAGCGTGCTCGGATCCGCAACGGCCTGCGACGTTGCCGACATCGACCTCGTAGTTACCGACCCTCCCTACTACGATGCGATCCCCTACTCCGACCTGATGGATTTCTTCCACGTGTGGCTGAGACGATCGCTGTCCGGGCTGTCGGCTGAGATCGACTTGGCGTTCTCGGGTCACCTGGGCCCCAAGTGGGATCACGAGTCTAACGACGGTGAGTTGATCGACGACGCGAGCCGGTTCGATGGCGACAAGGAGCGGTCCAAGCGTAACTACGAAGACGGCATGGCACGCGCGTTCCGCTCCTGTCACGCGGCGTTGCGGCCGGAGGGGCGGCTGGTGGTCGTGTTCGCAAACAAGCAGCCGGACGCATGGGAGACATTGGTCGGCGCCTTGATCCGGGCCGGGTTCGTGGTTGACGGCTCATGGCCGATTCAGACGGAACGAGGGAACCGCAACCGAGCGCTTTCCTCTGCGGCGCTGTCATCGTCGGTATGGATCGTCTGCAAGAAGCGCGCCACCGTGCGTCATGGCTGGGACAGCAGCGTCCTGGACGAGATGCGTACGAACATCACCGAGAAGCTGCGCGACTTCTGGGACGCGGGGATTCGCGGGCCGGACTTCGTGTGGGCGGCGACTGGGCCAGCGCTGGAGGCGTTCAGCAAGTACCCGGTGGTCAAGAAGGCGAACGCCCCGAACGAGCTGATGACGGTTTCGGAGTTCCTGCGCGAGGTGCGGCGGATGGTGGTCGACTTCGTCGTCGGACGCGTCCTGACCCGCGACGACGGCAAGGAATCGGCAACCGGCCTGGACGACTTAACCACCTATTACTTGCTGCATCGTAACGACTTCGGCATGGGTGAGGCGCCCGTGGGGGGCTGCATTCTCTATGCGTTGTCGTGCAACCTGTCCGACACTGCGCTGGTCACACAGCACGACCTGCTGTCTCAGTCGGGGCGCGGGAACACGGAGGAGACCGAAAACGACGATCCGGCAGCAGACGAGGAACGATCCGAAGGCGGTGGCGCCAAGGTCAAGCTCAAGCGGTGGGACCGGAGGCGGGGCCGCAACCTCGGCCTGGAAGGGCCGGGAGGGCGGCCACCACCGCTCATCGACCAGGTGCACCGGCTGATGCACCTGTGGCGAGCCGGAGACCACGTCAAGGTCGACGACTACCTGGACACCCGTGGTCTCCCGCGCAACGCCCTGTTCCACCGTATCCTGCAAGCGCTCATCGAGCTCGCCGAAAGTGACGCCGAGGAGCGCTCTCTGCTGGAAGCCTTGAGCAACCGCGCGGCTGATCGCGGCGGGCTGGGCTATCATCAGAAGGAGCTGCTGACCAGTTGA
- a CDS encoding AAA family ATPase, whose translation MSISLPKPWNGEVFKAEQVGAVNFLVGPNGSGKSQFAHVLLQELRHNDQSARLLSTDRLMGMEQSRSIDNFVGDHFSSGYLKREFEDYRMAGSEGAGIDTILLLEERMDLRIQVEATLNQIFNREILLEWDSGYLMPRIRRRNENSPYRMDREECHGIKELMVLLTHLYNPEYRYLIVDEPELNLHPQFQAFYMNEVRKVAGDPSTDSRKKIIFLITHSPYIIDIRSEDDLRSIVSFDSSNDVPRQMVGDTHKDVSDPQFLSRLNAHNKQFFFSDNPIFVEGISDAQLVTAIMERDGKSVSAAGSCIIDSGGAEEVNQYVNLCRALGKRAHFLYDLDSLFAGNLRSCIKKDETVQSFLLSTGLGNNIAKYCGALDRELTKLIDTVIQTNVPKSLERLREYLCKLGARTQWTKGEYAKARTAVMTSISLFRSDMILIGRRTIEDVEGRLRQILTALKEKNIHVLSGGTIERYLPSYCGDYYELKDERKRRAVVAEIGILADKTIQGELPDRYGELYDTISRLPGKGEVDVVPVLQDYLSDYIHELQKVIRNNSSWTTDEIQHRLRAVLPSASLVFSVRNLTRTVDGQFSAIVDIVEMMGHGRRCAKVSDSTNAGMGEFLIVDANEVAE comes from the coding sequence TTGTCGATTAGCTTGCCGAAGCCCTGGAATGGAGAAGTCTTCAAGGCTGAGCAAGTCGGAGCGGTGAACTTCCTTGTTGGACCGAACGGTAGCGGAAAGTCACAGTTTGCACACGTCCTTCTACAAGAACTGAGACACAACGATCAAAGTGCACGTCTATTGAGTACCGACAGGTTAATGGGTATGGAACAATCTAGATCCATAGACAATTTTGTCGGTGACCATTTCAGTAGTGGGTACCTAAAACGCGAATTCGAGGACTACCGGATGGCAGGATCTGAAGGAGCCGGAATCGATACGATATTGCTTCTTGAGGAGCGAATGGACCTCCGAATACAGGTTGAAGCAACACTCAATCAGATTTTTAACCGAGAGATTCTTCTTGAGTGGGATTCCGGATATCTCATGCCTCGAATTCGTCGTCGCAATGAGAATAGTCCATATAGAATGGATAGAGAGGAATGTCATGGTATAAAGGAACTTATGGTCCTACTTACTCACCTATATAATCCAGAATATCGGTATCTCATCGTTGACGAACCGGAGCTAAATCTACATCCTCAATTTCAGGCATTCTACATGAATGAGGTACGTAAGGTCGCAGGTGATCCTTCCACCGATAGTCGAAAGAAGATCATCTTTCTTATCACACATTCTCCATACATTATTGACATTAGATCGGAAGATGATTTACGGTCGATTGTTTCGTTCGATTCAAGCAATGACGTGCCAAGGCAGATGGTCGGAGATACTCATAAGGACGTCTCGGATCCTCAATTTCTGAGCCGATTGAATGCACACAATAAGCAGTTCTTCTTTTCAGACAATCCGATCTTCGTGGAGGGTATCAGCGACGCTCAGCTTGTTACTGCTATTATGGAAAGAGATGGTAAGTCAGTCTCAGCAGCGGGAAGCTGTATAATCGATTCTGGTGGGGCAGAGGAAGTAAATCAATACGTGAATCTCTGCAGAGCGCTTGGCAAGCGTGCTCATTTTCTCTATGATCTCGATAGTTTATTCGCTGGGAATCTCCGTTCGTGCATCAAAAAGGACGAGACAGTCCAGAGCTTTTTATTGTCTACTGGACTCGGTAACAACATAGCGAAGTACTGCGGTGCTCTGGATCGTGAGCTGACGAAACTGATAGATACAGTGATCCAGACCAACGTGCCGAAGAGTCTTGAAAGGCTGCGTGAGTATTTGTGCAAGTTGGGTGCTCGTACGCAGTGGACAAAAGGAGAATATGCGAAGGCGAGGACTGCTGTGATGACTTCAATAAGCCTGTTTCGTTCCGACATGATATTGATAGGTAGAAGGACGATAGAGGACGTTGAGGGCCGTCTACGGCAGATTCTTACAGCACTAAAAGAAAAGAATATACATGTACTTAGTGGGGGTACAATAGAGAGGTATTTGCCAAGTTATTGTGGAGATTACTACGAGCTCAAAGATGAGCGAAAACGACGTGCTGTAGTCGCTGAAATCGGCATTCTTGCAGATAAAACTATTCAGGGTGAGTTGCCTGATAGGTATGGAGAGTTATACGACACGATCTCAAGATTACCCGGTAAGGGTGAAGTTGACGTCGTCCCGGTTCTTCAAGACTACTTGAGCGATTACATTCACGAGCTTCAGAAAGTAATTAGGAATAACTCGAGTTGGACGACGGATGAAATACAACATCGACTTAGGGCAGTGTTACCCTCGGCTAGTCTTGTATTCTCGGTACGGAATCTCACACGAACGGTAGATGGACAGTTTTCGGCAATTGTCGATATCGTCGAGATGATGGGACATGGACGCCGGTGTGCGAAAGTGAGCGATAGTACGAACGCAGGTATGGGAGAGTTCTTGATCGTTGACGCCAACGAAGTGGCGGAATAG
- a CDS encoding helicase-related protein — protein MLYASVTSATVPDDYARRIKSLRGVRELTQGQLADLIGVSYATVNRWENEQSRPNQLAWRRIIELESEATHRIAEQPAVYDASVHPPSIDFAADPTTVAAVAEAHRLAYGHLFNPAFATETSLIDPLPHQRIAVYEHMLHQAPLRFLLADDAGAGKTIMTGLYVREMLSRRLIRRVLIVPPAGLVGNWEREMRSLFRLPFRIVGGADARAGNPFVGPDSDLVITSIDTLAGDRMFSRLADPTTPPYDLVVFDEAHKLSAHREPDYRVRKTDRYRLAESIGGAGADSERWSLHWSAQHLLLLTATPHMGKDDPYYFLWRLLLLDALSTSDAFDQFPQESRRRHFIRRTKEEMVRFDATPLYPQRNCDTLSYVLSQGPGSEQELYDATTDYIRYYYNRARVLNRSAARLAMSVFQRRLASSTYALMRSFERRQEKLQALITEIREGRVSEDQLLRAQRRLDDLDDEFETRTADEDSRPDGDGERHETFEERVLGASVAVSLAELEAELLKVESLLAMARTRVAGADESKFETLREVLRDARFGDDKLIVFTEHRDTAEFLVRRLEGLGFAGRVALIHGGLPYQERDRQVEFFRRSVAEGGASYLVATDAAGEGINLQFCWLMVNYDIPWNPARLEQRMGRIHRYGQEHDPVIIVNLVAGGTREGRVMKTLLDKLELIRRQLRSDKVFDVVGRLFEGVSVRDYLEQAVTEDGDGDAERLDGRLTEEQVLALEERERVLYGNGGDVRRRISDLAGAAEQEQFVRLLPGYVRCFLEKAASLLDLRIEGDLDDTFSLAPCGPGAADALLPALETYAQPAPSRLTVYKPENREQISWLHPGEPVFDSISASILGRFGDHALRGAVFVDPYAAEPYLFHLAVVTVIRRGAVIDGSEHAPADRMLESRLIGLRQSSDGTVEESPVERLLLLRGAEDFAPSRVPLAGRAREMIRAAADHAGEEVVEPLALAHRQRVMAKLPSRVEFVSRGFDFQAAELAALRARLTAQARDGVRHAQSELTRVKERQRKLASTRARRLAELHEEADSVRAGDVEFLLHALIVPADDPTELERYDAEVEAVAVRVATAYEEASGAAVKDVSRPAQARRAGLADCPGFDLLSTRAASERRCIEVKGRARTGSVEVSDNEWAKACNLRNQYWLYVVYDCATPRPRLHRVRDPFAKLLAGSRESLAYTVTPGAVMKAAE, from the coding sequence ATGCTCTACGCATCTGTTACATCTGCCACCGTGCCGGACGACTACGCGCGCAGGATCAAGAGCCTGCGCGGCGTCAGGGAGCTCACTCAGGGGCAACTGGCCGACCTGATCGGTGTTTCCTATGCCACGGTGAACCGCTGGGAGAACGAACAGTCCCGCCCGAACCAGTTGGCTTGGCGGCGGATCATCGAACTCGAGAGCGAAGCCACTCATCGAATCGCGGAACAGCCGGCGGTGTACGACGCGTCCGTACACCCGCCGAGTATCGACTTCGCCGCGGACCCCACCACCGTTGCGGCGGTCGCCGAGGCGCATCGCCTTGCCTACGGGCACCTGTTCAATCCTGCGTTCGCTACCGAAACCTCGCTGATCGATCCGCTGCCGCATCAGCGCATCGCCGTATACGAACACATGCTGCACCAAGCACCGCTCCGATTCCTGCTGGCCGACGATGCCGGAGCGGGCAAGACCATCATGACCGGCCTGTACGTACGCGAGATGCTGTCCCGGCGGCTCATCCGCCGCGTGCTCATCGTGCCGCCCGCGGGGCTGGTCGGCAACTGGGAGCGGGAGATGCGCTCGCTGTTCCGCCTGCCATTCCGTATCGTCGGAGGCGCCGACGCCCGAGCCGGCAATCCCTTCGTCGGGCCTGACAGCGACCTGGTGATCACCAGCATCGACACGCTGGCTGGCGACCGCATGTTCAGCCGTCTCGCGGACCCCACTACTCCACCCTACGATCTGGTCGTCTTCGACGAGGCACACAAACTGTCAGCCCATCGCGAGCCCGACTACCGGGTACGAAAGACCGACCGTTACCGGCTCGCAGAATCCATCGGAGGCGCCGGCGCGGATAGCGAGCGCTGGTCGCTGCATTGGTCGGCGCAGCACCTCTTGTTGCTCACGGCGACGCCGCACATGGGCAAGGACGATCCGTACTACTTCCTGTGGCGCCTGCTGCTTCTGGATGCGCTCTCCACTAGCGATGCGTTCGACCAGTTCCCGCAGGAGTCGCGGCGCCGCCACTTCATCCGGCGCACCAAGGAGGAGATGGTCCGCTTCGACGCCACTCCCCTGTACCCCCAGCGGAACTGCGACACCCTGAGCTACGTACTGTCGCAGGGTCCGGGAAGCGAGCAGGAGCTCTACGACGCAACTACCGACTACATCCGCTACTACTACAACCGGGCGCGGGTGCTGAACCGATCCGCCGCACGCCTGGCGATGAGCGTGTTCCAGCGGCGCCTCGCCAGCTCGACGTATGCGCTGATGCGGTCGTTCGAACGGCGCCAGGAAAAGCTCCAGGCTCTGATCACCGAAATCAGGGAGGGGCGAGTCTCCGAAGACCAGCTCTTGCGGGCGCAGCGCAGACTCGACGATCTCGACGACGAGTTCGAGACGCGGACCGCCGACGAGGACTCCAGGCCCGACGGCGACGGCGAGCGCCACGAGACGTTCGAGGAGCGCGTGTTGGGTGCCTCCGTCGCCGTCAGCCTCGCGGAGCTGGAGGCGGAACTTCTGAAGGTGGAGTCTCTCCTCGCCATGGCGCGGACCAGGGTCGCCGGAGCGGATGAGTCCAAGTTCGAAACGCTTCGGGAGGTGCTGCGCGACGCGCGGTTCGGCGACGACAAGCTGATCGTGTTCACCGAGCACCGCGACACCGCGGAGTTCCTGGTGCGGCGGCTGGAGGGTCTCGGGTTCGCCGGGCGCGTGGCCCTGATTCACGGTGGCCTGCCCTATCAGGAGCGAGACCGGCAGGTGGAGTTCTTTCGCCGCTCCGTGGCGGAAGGCGGCGCCAGCTACCTGGTGGCCACCGATGCCGCCGGCGAGGGGATCAACCTGCAGTTCTGCTGGCTGATGGTGAACTACGACATCCCCTGGAACCCGGCGCGGCTGGAGCAGCGCATGGGCCGTATCCACCGCTACGGCCAGGAGCACGATCCGGTGATCATCGTGAATCTGGTCGCGGGTGGCACGCGTGAGGGACGCGTCATGAAGACCCTGCTCGACAAGCTGGAGTTGATCCGCCGCCAACTGCGATCGGACAAGGTGTTCGACGTGGTCGGGCGCCTGTTCGAGGGCGTGTCCGTTCGAGACTACCTGGAGCAGGCGGTCACGGAAGACGGGGACGGTGACGCCGAGCGGTTGGACGGCCGCCTTACGGAAGAGCAGGTTCTGGCGTTGGAGGAGCGGGAGCGGGTGCTGTACGGAAACGGCGGCGACGTGCGGCGACGAATTTCCGATCTCGCCGGCGCGGCGGAGCAAGAACAATTTGTCCGGCTGCTGCCTGGCTACGTGCGTTGCTTCTTGGAGAAGGCGGCTTCGCTGTTGGATTTGAGAATAGAGGGAGATCTGGACGACACGTTCTCGCTTGCACCGTGCGGGCCCGGCGCGGCCGATGCCTTGCTTCCCGCGCTCGAGACGTACGCGCAACCGGCGCCGAGTCGGCTCACGGTGTACAAGCCCGAGAATCGGGAGCAGATATCATGGCTGCACCCCGGCGAGCCGGTGTTCGACAGCATTTCGGCATCGATCCTGGGGCGTTTCGGCGATCACGCCCTGCGCGGCGCCGTGTTCGTCGATCCATACGCAGCCGAGCCGTATCTGTTCCACCTCGCCGTGGTGACCGTCATAAGAAGAGGAGCGGTGATCGACGGCAGCGAGCACGCGCCGGCGGACAGAATGCTGGAGTCACGTCTCATCGGCCTGCGGCAGTCATCCGACGGCACCGTGGAGGAGTCTCCCGTCGAGCGCTTGCTGCTGCTGCGCGGTGCTGAAGACTTCGCGCCGAGTCGGGTGCCGCTCGCCGGCCGCGCTCGCGAGATGATCCGCGCTGCAGCCGACCATGCCGGCGAGGAAGTAGTGGAGCCGCTCGCACTCGCCCATCGGCAGCGAGTCATGGCGAAGCTACCCTCTCGCGTGGAGTTCGTCAGTCGCGGCTTCGACTTCCAGGCCGCTGAACTGGCCGCCTTGCGCGCCCGGCTCACCGCGCAGGCTCGTGACGGCGTCCGCCATGCACAATCCGAGCTGACCCGGGTAAAGGAACGCCAGCGCAAGCTCGCGAGCACCCGCGCACGGCGCCTAGCCGAGTTGCACGAAGAAGCGGACTCGGTCCGTGCCGGCGACGTGGAGTTCCTGCTCCACGCCCTTATCGTTCCCGCTGACGATCCTACGGAGCTGGAGCGCTACGACGCCGAAGTGGAAGCCGTCGCCGTGCGGGTCGCGACCGCTTATGAAGAAGCCTCCGGCGCCGCAGTAAAGGACGTGTCGCGACCAGCTCAGGCTCGACGGGCAGGGCTTGCAGACTGCCCCGGCTTCGATCTGCTCTCCACTCGTGCCGCCAGCGAGCGCCGCTGCATTGAGGTAAAGGGGCGCGCCCGCACCGGCAGCGTCGAGGTCAGCGACAACGAGTGGGCGAAGGCGTGCAACCTGCGTAATCAGTACTGGCTCTACGTCGTCTACGACTGCGCCACGCCCCGACCGAGACTGCACCGCGTACGCGATCCGTTCGCCAAGCTTCTCGCAGGCAGCCGGGAGTCGCTTGCGTACACGGTCACACCGGGGGCTGTCATGAAGGCAGCCGAGTAA